A stretch of the Corynebacterium maris DSM 45190 genome encodes the following:
- a CDS encoding DEAD/DEAH box helicase: MASFLLHGLWLGGSGLNLWIEQAEGRRIVLPSAVPSGTFPPTIEAMLDDDSFRHRAKVKLQTPKGKAVELIIPTMALGPEKLMRFLSQVAFLDSSDPAATKAQRASLAPDLYWLLRMYTGLSKFVRAGRVTIKMSYSDDAWWPQWQLASGLGERGWLAEMIAAAPGILTVNNPLLSEDVAENLVHWIAADRLSGHIDDPRPYPWHDFADSLLNSTPVRRGGAGLLRALNDWKNSITAVDLQLVFIVEQPPNDDEMTFSGQAEEGGGTDPAGLYWPVRLQVRSGTDAPRPVREENFDSGTVELLRQSLRRAVTVSPMVDAALHPRPAGGPGPESPAQRGDWDVYLTTEEIVDFVAKEAAKLRTAGFSVMLPRAWSTQETTARLETSEVTDPAVSATQSHIGLDQLVEYNWRLSVGDVELTDEEMAELVNSKTGLIRLRGEWVLADKSSLAKINEYMERLAESSRQRERTILDKAAMDAEFARINQLPGWEEKAAYAEQLHERFNDRYAGFGEVTLAELRQLALESAADEPVEFTGSTWHAGLLGNPTTVAPERIDLPDTVHAELREYQRRGVDWLYWMSRNNLGAVLADDMGLGKTLQLLSLLAVEHDRGEVTGPTLVVAPTSVVGNWAREAEKFVPSLRVIVQHGTDRLHGEELQEAIAEADLVITSYGIVGRDHKELAETAWDRVVLDEAQAIKNSTTRSSKAARALPSRHRIALTGTPVENRLSELRSILDFVNPGILGSTSFFRNHFAKAIERDQDGEMTERLRNLTSPFILRRLKTDPAIIDDLPDKDEEILTVDMTSEQASLYKALVDEVQKQLEEREGIARRGLVLATLTRIKQICNHPAQFLGDGSAVTVKGRHRSGKVAELMRLMELALETEQRMLIFTQYRAFGDILQPYLSERLGEKIPFLHGGTTKTGRDKMVEAFQADDGPRAMILSLKAGGTGLNLTAASMVVHMDRWWNPAVENQATDRAFRIGQEKNVQVYKMITAGTLEESIQDILDGKTQLAGAVVGEGEGWITELDPEQLAQLMSYRGREN; this comes from the coding sequence ATGGCTTCTTTCCTCCTGCACGGTCTCTGGTTGGGCGGATCCGGGCTCAACCTCTGGATCGAGCAGGCTGAGGGACGGCGCATCGTCCTGCCTTCAGCCGTGCCCTCCGGCACTTTCCCCCCGACGATTGAAGCGATGCTCGACGACGACTCCTTCCGGCACCGCGCCAAGGTCAAGCTCCAGACGCCCAAAGGCAAGGCCGTCGAGTTGATCATCCCCACGATGGCGCTGGGCCCGGAAAAGCTCATGCGTTTCCTCTCCCAGGTCGCCTTCCTCGACAGCTCCGACCCGGCGGCCACCAAAGCGCAGCGCGCGTCGCTCGCCCCGGACCTGTACTGGTTGTTGCGCATGTACACGGGCTTGAGCAAATTCGTGCGCGCCGGGCGCGTGACCATCAAAATGTCCTATTCCGACGACGCCTGGTGGCCCCAGTGGCAACTGGCCTCCGGGCTGGGGGAACGCGGGTGGCTGGCGGAGATGATCGCCGCCGCCCCGGGCATCCTCACCGTCAATAACCCGCTGTTGAGCGAGGACGTCGCGGAGAACCTGGTCCACTGGATCGCCGCCGACCGCCTCTCCGGACACATCGACGACCCGCGTCCATACCCCTGGCACGACTTCGCGGACTCGTTGTTGAACTCCACGCCCGTCCGCCGTGGCGGGGCGGGGCTGCTGCGCGCGCTCAACGACTGGAAGAACTCGATCACCGCCGTCGACCTGCAGCTGGTGTTCATCGTCGAGCAGCCCCCCAACGACGACGAGATGACTTTCTCCGGCCAGGCGGAAGAAGGCGGGGGCACGGACCCCGCGGGCCTGTACTGGCCGGTGCGCCTGCAGGTGCGTTCGGGGACGGACGCCCCGCGCCCGGTGCGCGAGGAGAACTTCGACTCCGGCACCGTGGAATTGTTGCGACAGTCCCTGCGCCGCGCGGTCACGGTGTCGCCGATGGTCGACGCCGCCCTGCACCCGCGCCCGGCGGGAGGCCCCGGCCCCGAGTCCCCCGCCCAGCGCGGCGACTGGGACGTGTATCTGACGACGGAAGAGATCGTCGACTTTGTGGCCAAGGAGGCCGCCAAGCTCCGGACCGCCGGATTTTCCGTCATGCTGCCCAGGGCCTGGTCCACCCAAGAGACCACCGCCCGGCTGGAGACCTCCGAGGTGACTGATCCGGCGGTGTCCGCGACGCAGTCGCACATCGGACTGGACCAGCTCGTCGAGTACAACTGGCGGCTGTCCGTCGGCGACGTGGAACTGACGGACGAGGAGATGGCCGAGCTGGTCAACTCCAAAACCGGTCTGATCCGGTTGCGCGGGGAGTGGGTGCTGGCGGACAAGAGTTCCCTGGCCAAGATCAACGAATACATGGAGCGGCTCGCAGAGTCCTCCCGGCAGCGCGAGCGCACGATCCTGGACAAGGCGGCGATGGACGCGGAGTTCGCCCGCATCAATCAGCTGCCCGGCTGGGAGGAGAAGGCCGCATACGCGGAACAGCTGCACGAGCGCTTCAACGACCGCTACGCCGGTTTCGGCGAAGTCACGCTGGCGGAACTGCGCCAGCTCGCCCTCGAGTCCGCCGCGGATGAACCGGTCGAATTCACCGGCTCCACCTGGCACGCCGGGCTCCTGGGCAACCCGACCACCGTCGCCCCCGAGCGCATCGACTTGCCCGACACCGTCCACGCCGAGCTGCGCGAATACCAACGCCGCGGCGTCGACTGGCTGTACTGGATGTCGCGCAACAACTTGGGCGCCGTCCTCGCCGACGACATGGGCCTGGGCAAGACCCTGCAGCTGCTGAGCCTGTTGGCCGTCGAGCACGACCGCGGGGAAGTCACCGGCCCGACGCTGGTGGTGGCCCCGACCTCCGTGGTGGGCAACTGGGCGCGCGAGGCCGAAAAGTTCGTGCCGTCGCTGCGCGTGATCGTCCAGCACGGCACCGACCGTCTCCACGGCGAGGAGCTGCAGGAGGCGATCGCCGAGGCGGATCTGGTGATCACCTCCTACGGCATCGTCGGCCGCGACCACAAAGAACTGGCCGAGACGGCCTGGGACCGCGTGGTCCTCGACGAGGCGCAGGCGATCAAAAACTCCACCACCCGTTCCTCCAAGGCCGCCCGCGCCCTGCCGTCGCGCCACCGCATCGCGCTGACGGGTACCCCGGTGGAAAACCGGTTGAGCGAACTGCGCTCCATCCTCGACTTCGTCAACCCCGGCATCCTGGGGTCGACGAGCTTTTTCCGCAATCACTTCGCCAAAGCCATCGAACGCGACCAGGACGGGGAGATGACCGAGCGGCTGCGGAATCTGACCAGCCCGTTTATCCTGCGCCGGTTGAAGACCGACCCGGCGATCATCGACGACCTGCCAGACAAGGACGAAGAGATCCTCACCGTCGACATGACCAGCGAGCAGGCGTCGCTGTACAAGGCGCTCGTCGACGAGGTGCAGAAGCAACTGGAGGAACGCGAAGGCATCGCCCGCCGCGGCCTGGTGCTGGCCACCCTGACGCGCATCAAGCAGATCTGCAACCACCCGGCGCAATTCCTCGGCGACGGGTCCGCCGTCACCGTCAAGGGGCGGCACCGCTCCGGCAAAGTCGCCGAACTCATGCGGCTGATGGAGCTCGCGCTGGAGACGGAGCAGCGCATGCTCATCTTCACCCAGTACCGCGCCTTCGGCGACATCCTCCAGCCGTATCTTTCGGAACGGCTCGGGGAGAAAATTCCCTTCCTGCACGGCGGGACCACCAAGACCGGCCGCGACAAGATGGTCGAAGCCTTCCAGGCCGACGATGGCCCGCGGGCGATGATCCTGTCGCTCAAGGCGGGCGGCACCGGCCTGAACCTCACGGCCGCGTCCATGGTCGTGCACATGGACCGCTGGTGGAACCCGGCGGTGGAGAACCAGGCCACCGACCGTGCCTTCCGTATCGGCCAAGAGAAAAACGTGCAGGTCTACAAGATGATCACGGCAGGTACACTCGAAGAGTCGATCCAGGACATCCTCGACGGCAAGACCCAACTCGCCGGCGCAGTCGTCGGCGAAGGCGAGGGCTGGATCACCGAGCTTGATCCGGAGCAGTTGGCGCAGCTGATGAGCTACCGGGGGAGGGAGAACTGA
- a CDS encoding metallophosphoesterase family protein — MTRVTFIHTSDLQLGMIRWYLGQDGQALFDDSRLKAVARLGELATEHDAEFIVVAGDVFEHNSLSDRVTGRALEALRALPVPVYLLPGNHDPLVADSIFRRTDGIDGVHVVVDSEPLEVAEGVELVGAPWRSKHPTGDLVRAMLEPLAPTDKIRLGLAHGQVEAFGGEPAPGLIDLANVETKLIDGTLDYLALGDTHSTASLGDSGAVWFSGSPETTDYHERVGDETGGEHDSGNTLVVTVDKTGVGRSRVEVKKVAVGEWTFDALHEELYSQEDVDAFLAKLDAYPDKTRTCIKYALEGSLSLTATRALEEGLNERVPVFTALYDRERLNRLTLEPEDDELASLELGGVAGEAMAELLREELDDTEARDAVNLLFRLTKEAQ, encoded by the coding sequence ATGACTCGCGTGACCTTCATCCACACCTCCGACCTCCAGCTGGGCATGATCCGGTGGTACCTGGGCCAGGACGGCCAGGCGTTGTTCGACGATTCCCGACTCAAAGCCGTGGCCAGGCTCGGTGAGCTGGCGACGGAACACGACGCCGAGTTCATCGTCGTCGCCGGCGACGTCTTCGAACACAACTCCCTGTCCGACCGCGTCACCGGGCGCGCGCTGGAGGCGCTGCGGGCGCTGCCGGTGCCCGTCTACCTGCTGCCCGGCAACCATGACCCGCTGGTCGCCGACTCCATCTTCCGCCGCACCGACGGCATCGACGGCGTGCACGTCGTGGTCGACTCCGAGCCGCTCGAAGTCGCCGAGGGCGTGGAACTGGTCGGTGCGCCGTGGCGCTCCAAGCACCCGACCGGCGACTTGGTGCGCGCGATGCTGGAGCCCTTGGCGCCGACCGACAAGATCCGCCTCGGACTGGCGCACGGCCAGGTGGAGGCCTTCGGCGGGGAACCCGCGCCCGGGCTGATCGACCTGGCCAACGTGGAGACCAAGCTTATCGACGGCACCCTGGACTACCTCGCCCTGGGCGACACCCACTCCACCGCCTCGTTGGGCGATTCCGGGGCGGTGTGGTTCTCCGGCTCCCCGGAGACCACCGACTACCACGAGCGCGTCGGCGACGAGACCGGCGGCGAGCACGATTCGGGCAACACCTTGGTCGTGACCGTGGACAAAACCGGCGTCGGCCGGTCCCGCGTGGAGGTGAAGAAGGTCGCGGTCGGGGAGTGGACCTTCGACGCGCTGCACGAGGAGCTGTACTCCCAGGAGGACGTCGACGCCTTCCTGGCCAAGCTGGACGCTTACCCGGACAAGACCCGCACCTGCATCAAGTACGCCCTGGAGGGCTCGCTGTCGTTGACCGCGACCCGCGCGCTGGAGGAAGGGTTGAACGAGCGCGTCCCGGTGTTCACCGCCTTATACGACCGGGAAAGGCTGAACAGGCTGACCCTGGAACCGGAGGACGACGAACTGGCCTCCCTGGAGCTCGGGGGCGTGGCCGGCGAGGCCATGGCCGAGCTGCTGCGCGAGGAGTTGGATGACACGGAAGCCCGCGACGCCGTCAACCTGCTGTTCCGTCTGACCAAGGAGGCCCAGTAA
- a CDS encoding SWIM zinc finger family protein → MAARPQDDNVIYANFGARTRVTSAEETGPQRRENTYRTSGAIRVFDAAVSRSDQGRVNRGRQYHQAGNVIDLDIRNGSVHGHVAGSQNDPFTVTIALPYRSADDLDQVAQELARTTNGMSRARRGQLSDSVLDTLLAADAEDFRFICNCPDYVTVCKHVIAVADRLAEMLDADPPAVFRLRGMDLGRLEHAVMGQAQEVAKESQAEDSDLFWEGRPLPDLPDPQVAPALDDSDLDLLHKAMRMVSFTNVDQLRAVSDIEDLYDYLTR, encoded by the coding sequence ATGGCCGCACGCCCGCAGGACGACAACGTCATCTACGCCAACTTCGGCGCCCGCACGCGCGTGACCAGCGCGGAGGAAACCGGCCCGCAGCGGCGCGAGAACACCTACCGCACTTCCGGGGCGATCCGAGTCTTCGACGCCGCCGTCTCCCGCTCCGACCAGGGGCGGGTCAACCGCGGCCGGCAGTACCACCAAGCCGGCAACGTCATTGACTTGGACATCCGCAACGGGTCGGTTCACGGCCACGTCGCCGGCTCCCAGAACGACCCGTTCACGGTGACGATCGCCCTGCCGTACCGCTCGGCCGACGATCTGGATCAGGTGGCGCAGGAACTCGCGCGCACCACCAACGGGATGTCCCGGGCGCGCCGGGGGCAGCTGAGTGACTCGGTGCTGGACACGCTGCTCGCGGCCGACGCCGAGGATTTCCGCTTCATCTGCAATTGCCCCGACTACGTGACGGTGTGCAAGCACGTCATCGCGGTGGCCGACAGGTTGGCGGAGATGCTCGACGCGGATCCGCCGGCGGTGTTCCGGCTGCGTGGCATGGATCTGGGCCGTCTGGAACACGCCGTGATGGGTCAGGCGCAGGAGGTGGCCAAGGAGTCCCAGGCCGAGGACAGTGACCTGTTTTGGGAGGGGCGTCCGCTGCCGGATCTGCCGGACCCGCAGGTCGCCCCGGCGCTCGACGACTCGGACCTGGACCTGCTGCACAAGGCGATGCGGATGGTGTCTTTCACCAACGTCGACCAGCTGCGCGCGGTCTCCGACATCGAGGACTTGTACGACTACCTGACCAGGTGA
- the putP gene encoding sodium/proline symporter PutP, with protein MTEQTWFIIAIVIYLAIMLAIGWWGYRQTSQYDDYVLGGRGLPPFVAALSAGASDMSGWLLMGLPGALFLTGMSEAWMAIGLLIGAWANWKFVAPRLRAYTEVAQNSITVPSFFENRLRDKSRALRILSAVIIIFFFTFYVASGMVSGGRYFEATFDGNYLTGMLVVAAITIIYTFVGGFLAVSYTDVVQGLIMLVSLLVVPIMGLIALDNPGDIFSFAADNPYASYTEDDLNTTYFSMFAGVSAAVIIGNLAWGLGYFGQPHIIVRFMALRSPSEAKAGRFWGVSWMALALLGGLMTALVSTVYFAQNDAAVTDQVNFETVFLDLSRILFHPLIAGLVLTAVLAAIMSTMSSQLLVVSSSLIEDLYKIVAKTKPSERTLLLLSRGAVLVVALIALALSINPNDSILGLVGFAWAGFGAAFGPIVLASLYWKRLNSAGAIAGMATGAVVSIGWGMSPLSDLMYEIVPGIIASTVVMIIVTLATKPPQQEIVDEFDEAVTLAERKTPVRAAAEPAATEPKTIS; from the coding sequence ATGACAGAGCAAACCTGGTTTATCATCGCCATCGTTATCTACCTGGCGATCATGCTGGCCATCGGCTGGTGGGGATACCGCCAGACGAGCCAGTACGACGACTACGTGCTCGGCGGTCGAGGACTCCCCCCGTTCGTCGCCGCACTGAGCGCCGGCGCCTCGGACATGTCCGGTTGGCTGCTGATGGGCCTGCCCGGCGCACTCTTCCTCACCGGCATGAGTGAAGCGTGGATGGCCATCGGCCTGCTGATCGGCGCCTGGGCCAACTGGAAGTTCGTCGCTCCGCGCCTGCGCGCCTACACCGAGGTCGCGCAGAACTCCATCACCGTGCCCAGCTTCTTCGAGAACCGGCTGCGCGACAAGTCTCGTGCGCTGCGCATTCTCTCCGCCGTCATCATCATCTTCTTCTTCACGTTCTACGTGGCCTCCGGCATGGTTTCCGGCGGGCGCTACTTCGAGGCGACCTTCGACGGCAACTACCTGACCGGCATGCTCGTCGTCGCGGCGATCACGATCATCTACACCTTCGTCGGCGGCTTCCTCGCCGTGTCCTACACGGATGTGGTGCAGGGGCTGATCATGCTGGTGTCGCTGCTGGTCGTGCCGATCATGGGCCTGATCGCACTGGACAACCCGGGCGACATCTTCTCCTTCGCCGCCGATAACCCCTACGCGTCGTACACGGAGGACGACCTCAACACGACGTACTTCAGCATGTTCGCGGGCGTCTCCGCCGCCGTGATCATCGGCAACTTGGCGTGGGGCCTGGGGTATTTCGGCCAGCCGCACATCATCGTGCGCTTCATGGCGCTGCGTTCCCCGAGCGAGGCCAAGGCCGGCCGCTTCTGGGGCGTCTCCTGGATGGCGCTGGCCCTTCTCGGCGGTCTGATGACCGCCCTGGTGTCCACGGTCTACTTCGCGCAGAACGACGCCGCGGTCACCGACCAGGTCAACTTCGAGACGGTCTTCCTGGACCTGTCGCGCATCCTGTTCCACCCGCTGATCGCGGGTCTGGTGCTGACCGCCGTGCTGGCCGCGATCATGTCCACCATGTCGTCGCAGCTGCTGGTCGTCTCCTCCTCGCTGATCGAGGACCTGTACAAGATCGTCGCCAAGACCAAGCCGTCCGAGCGCACGCTGCTGCTCCTGTCGCGTGGCGCGGTGCTGGTCGTCGCGCTGATCGCGCTGGCGCTGTCGATCAACCCGAATGACTCGATCCTGGGTCTGGTCGGCTTCGCCTGGGCAGGTTTCGGTGCGGCCTTCGGCCCGATCGTGCTCGCCTCGCTGTACTGGAAGCGACTGAACTCCGCCGGCGCCATCGCCGGTATGGCCACCGGCGCCGTGGTCTCCATTGGCTGGGGCATGTCCCCGCTCTCCGATCTGATGTACGAGATCGTGCCGGGCATCATCGCCTCCACGGTGGTCATGATCATCGTCACCCTGGCCACGAAGCCCCCGCAGCAGGAGATCGTGGACGAGTTCGATGAGGCGGTCACCCTCGCCGAGCGCAAGACCCCCGTCCGCGCGGCCGCCGAGCCCGCCGCAACGGAGCCGAAGACGATCTCATAG